The following proteins come from a genomic window of Populus nigra chromosome 6, ddPopNigr1.1, whole genome shotgun sequence:
- the LOC133696907 gene encoding uncharacterized protein LOC133696907, translated as MRRGCFVKNLIAFVGVVISVCCLLVIMVSVLQLPEVSLRNKVTGPNRTIRIRKVSKDEEIGRFGEMMIEMLPEDLAFTVFVPSEKAFQRDLRLRLNDSLVAEKRNDTYAVVSRILGFSAVPQTLSSATVSSSKEVFYDSLSGFTLYISKDLDGMLVVNRIRSEKVDLRRGQIVVHIMDGVIMDAEFEQAVQPDYTEED; from the coding sequence ATGAGGAGAGGGTGCTTTGTGAAGAACTTAATAGCTTTTGTAGGAGTGGTGATTTCTGTCTGTTGCCTTTTGGTGATTATGGTATCAGTTCTCCAGCTTCCAGAGGTATCACTCAGAAATAAAGTAACAGGCCCTAACAGAACCATTAGGATCAGGAAGGTTTCCAAGGATGAAGAAATTGGGAGATTTGGTGAGATGATGATTGAAATGTTGCCAGAAGATCTTGCTTTTACAGTCTTTGTCCCGTCGGAGAAAGCTTTCCAGCGTGATCTGAGGCTACGGTTGAATGATAGTTTGGTAGCAGAGAAGAGGAATGATACGTATGCTGTAGTTTCCCGCATACTGGGCTTCTCAGCTGTTCCTCAAACTCTTTCTTCAGCTACAGTATCCTCTAGTAAAGAGGTCTTCTATGATTCCTTATCTGGGTTTACGTTGTACATTTCAAAGGATTTAGATGGAATGCTGGTAGTTAATAGAATTCGATCAGAAAAGGTAGACCTCAGGAGAGGGCAGATTGTTGTACATATTATGGATGGGGTGATCATGGATGCGGAGTTTGAACAGGCAGTTCAACCTGATTACACTGAAGAAGATTGA
- the LOC133696906 gene encoding 26S proteasome non-ATPase regulatory subunit 7 homolog A-like: protein MDVIKTQQISARPIEKVIVHPLVLLSIVDNYNRVAKDTRKRVVGVLLGSSFKGTVDVTNSYAVPFEEDDKDPGIWFLDHNYHESMFSMFKRINAKEHVVGWYSTGPKLRENDLEIHGLFNDYAPNPVLVIIDVQLVELGIPTKAYYAVEEVKENATQKSQKVFVHVPSEIAAHEVEEIGVEHLLRDVKDTTISTLATEVTGKLTALKGLDARLKEIRGYLDLVIEGKLPLNHEILYHLQDVFNLLPNLNVADLIKAFAVKTNDMMLVIYLSSLVRSVVALHNLINNKMLNKEHEKAEDSKLVSVPPAVAS, encoded by the exons ATGGATGTAATAAAAACGCAACAAATATCGGCGAGACCGATCGAGAAAGTGATAGTGCATCCTCTAGTTCTACTCAGCATCGTCGATAACTACAACAGAGTAGCTAAGGACACTCGCAAACGTGTTGTTGGGGTCTTGCTTGGTTCCAGTTTTAAGGGCACTGTTGATGTCACTAACAGCTACGCag TGCCATTTGAAGAAGATGACAAGGACCCAGGCATCTGGTTTCTTGACCACAATTACCATGAATCAATGTTTTCCATGTTCAAAAGAATAAATG CCAAGGAGCATGTTGTGGGTTGGTACAGCACAGGGCCAAAACTGAGGGAAAATGACCTGGAGATTCACGGATTATTTAATGA TTATGCTCCAAATCCTGTCTTGGTCATAATTGATGTCCAACTGGTAGAGTTGGGAATACCCACAAAAGCATACTATGCTGTCGAAGAGGTGAAAGAG AATGCTACCCAGAAAAGCCAGAAGGTGTTTGTGCATGTGCCATCAGAAATTGCTGCCCATGAAGTAGAGGAAATTG GTGTAGAACACTTATTGAGGGATGTGAAGGACACAACAATTAGTACTCTTGCAACTGAG GTTACTGGGAAACTCACAGCTCTGAAAGGGTTGGATGCTCGGCTAAAAGAAATACGTGGTTATCTTGACCTCGTCATTGAAGGAAAGCTCCCATTAAACCATGAGATTCTGTACCATCTACAG GATGTGTTCAACCTACTTCCTAACCTTAACGTGGCAGACTTGATTAAGGCCTTTGCAG TGAAAACAAATGATATGATGTTGGTTATTTATCTTTCGTCTCTCGTCCGAAGTGTAGTTGCTCTCCACAACTTGATCAACAACAAG ATGCTCAACAAAGAACATGAGAAAGCAGAAGACTCAAAGCTCGTTTCTGTACCTCCTGCTGTCGCAAGCTAG
- the LOC133695892 gene encoding WUSCHEL-related homeobox 7-like → MEERMSGFCITKAGRGGGSGNNCGTGTKCGRWNPTTEQVKLLTDLFRSGLRTPSTDEIQNISTQLSFYGKIESKNVFYWFQNHKARERQKRRRVSVDEKDAMIRRDDRFSSARYFTEINHVNEPERVIETLQLFPLNSFDEAGPEKFRFQANECNEAAAAFSYKFGTEMDHPHLDLRLSFV, encoded by the exons ATGGAAGAGAGAATGTCAGGCTTTTGTATCACAAAAGCTGGACGTGGTGGTGGCAGTGGCAATAACTGTGGCACAGGAACTAAATGTGGGCGTTGGAATCCTACTACCGAACAAGTTAAACTTCTAACTGACTTGTTCAGGTCTGGGCTTCGAACCCCAAGTACTGATGAGATCCAGAACATCTCCACCCAGCTTAGTTTTTATGGCAAGATCGAGAGCAAGAACGTTTTTTACTGGTTTCAAAATCATAAAGCTAGAGAAAGACAGAAGCGGCGCAGGGTTTCTGTTGATGAGAAGGATGCCATGATTCGTAGAGATGACAGATTTTCTTCTGCGCGAT ATTTTACCGAGATCAATCATGTGAACGAACCAGAAAGAGTGATTGAGACTCTTCAACTTTTCCCTTTAAACTCCTTTGATGAAGCGGGACCAGAGAAATTCAGGTTCCAAGCAAATGAATGCAATGAAGCTGCAGCtgcattttcttataaatttggTACAGAAATGGATCATCCACATTTAGATCTGCGATTAAGCTTTGTGTAG